The Amycolatopsis mongoliensis genome includes a window with the following:
- a CDS encoding PHP domain-containing protein translates to MTIDLHAHSTASDGTTPPAALPRLAAEAGLTVLALTDHDTFAGLAAASAASDIELVAGVEISCRLDDAEVHLLGLFVDPGHASLAAELELIRTDRARRAVRMVERCRELGAPITLSQVREIAAGAPLGRPHIAAALAAVGITDAFTSDWIADGGRADVPKHVLSTVDAIALVRAAGGVAVLAHPRSVKRRASVSDTQLAGLASAGLAGVEADHPEQPPEVRTRLREVATDLGLLTTGSSDFHGDRKPVRLGEHTTSPEVLAALRSHRS, encoded by the coding sequence GTGACGATCGACCTGCACGCGCACAGCACGGCCTCAGACGGGACGACGCCGCCCGCCGCGCTTCCGCGGCTGGCCGCCGAGGCCGGGCTGACGGTGCTCGCGCTGACCGACCACGACACCTTCGCGGGCCTGGCCGCCGCTTCCGCCGCCTCGGACATCGAACTCGTCGCCGGCGTCGAGATCTCGTGCCGCCTCGACGACGCGGAGGTGCACCTGCTCGGCCTGTTCGTCGATCCCGGGCACGCGTCGCTGGCCGCCGAGCTGGAGCTGATCCGCACCGACCGGGCCCGCCGCGCCGTGCGGATGGTCGAGCGCTGCCGCGAGCTGGGCGCGCCGATCACGCTCTCGCAGGTGCGGGAGATCGCCGCGGGGGCGCCGCTCGGGCGGCCGCACATCGCCGCGGCGCTGGCCGCCGTGGGCATCACCGACGCCTTCACGTCCGACTGGATCGCCGACGGCGGTCGCGCCGACGTCCCCAAGCACGTGCTGTCCACAGTGGACGCGATCGCGCTGGTCCGCGCGGCCGGGGGTGTCGCGGTGCTGGCTCATCCGCGGTCGGTGAAGCGGCGCGCGTCGGTCTCCGACACTCAGCTGGCCGGTCTCGCTTCCGCCGGCCTCGCGGGTGTCGAGGCCGACCACCCGGAGCAGCCACCGGAGGTCCGCACGCGCCTGCGCGAAGTGGCCACGGACCTGGGCCTGCTCACCACGGGCTCGAGCGACTTCCACGGCGACCGCAAGCCGGTCCGCCTCGGCGAGCACACGACTTCCCCCGAGGTCCTCGCCGCCCTCCGCTCCCACCGGTCGTGA
- a CDS encoding FAD-binding and (Fe-S)-binding domain-containing protein, whose amino-acid sequence MEILTDAATLALYTTDASNYRHVPRGVVLPETVDDVIAAVAEARARDLPVIARGGGTSVAGNACGPGLVIDTSRHVGGVLSLDPGTRLARVLPGTVLDDLQAAAAPHGLRFGPDPSTHSRCTLGGMIGNNACGSHSVAWGRTVDVVRSLDVLLYDGTRLRVGRDEPTEGRIFDELRALVRDNLALLRKELSTWPRRVSGYGLEHLLPENGFDVAKALVGSEGTCVTILEATVELAELPARRVLAVLGFPSDIAAADAVPSILPWSPLTVEGVDAELVAMLPGRAGDLPPGGAWLFVELAGDDPAERARALAASLELTGFAIVDDPAAQRGLWRIREEGAGLATRLADGSEAWPGWEDAAVPPERLGAYLREFKELMRAHGRRSVVYGHYGEGCLHLRLDFDLLSASGVADFRRFLEEAADLVAAHGGSLSGEHGDGQARSELLSRMYSPEMMDLFRRFKAIFDPAGRMNPGILVAPRAVDADLRVRATSPSFEDSVFLGYPEDRGSFGQAMRRCVGVGKCRNTGGGGVMCPSYRATREEQHSTRGRAHLLAEMINGEVITDGWRSAEVHDALDLCLSCKGCLSDCPVDVDMATYKAEFLHQHYRRRLRPASHYSMGWLPLWLRVSARAPRLANAVGRSRLAGLVKRLGGIAPERSLPSFAPSPFTSSRADLRRRASGERRVVLWPDSFNNYLTPSVLDAAHEVLTAAGYDVVLPDRGVCCGLTWVSTGQLGVARRVLNRTLNVLAPYLEEGYEVAGLEPSCTALFRGDLPALLPGDERAALLASRTFTFAELLERAPIPFAALDVDAITQVHCHQHAVLGFGADESALAAAGVRNTTLDSGCCGLAGNFGFERGHYEVSKAVAEDRMLPAIRATPDDTVVVSDGFSCRTQIAQESGRTPVHLAELLRCALP is encoded by the coding sequence GTGGAGATCCTCACCGACGCCGCCACGCTCGCGCTGTACACGACCGACGCGTCCAACTACCGCCACGTGCCGCGAGGCGTGGTGCTGCCGGAGACCGTCGACGACGTCATCGCCGCGGTGGCCGAGGCCCGCGCCCGCGACCTGCCGGTGATCGCCCGCGGCGGTGGCACGAGCGTCGCCGGGAACGCGTGCGGGCCGGGCCTGGTGATCGACACCTCGCGCCACGTCGGCGGGGTGCTCTCGCTGGATCCGGGCACCCGGCTCGCGCGGGTGCTGCCCGGGACGGTGCTCGACGACCTGCAGGCGGCCGCCGCGCCGCACGGGCTGCGGTTCGGCCCGGACCCGTCGACGCACAGCCGCTGCACGCTCGGCGGGATGATCGGCAACAACGCGTGCGGCTCGCACTCGGTGGCGTGGGGGCGCACGGTCGACGTCGTCCGCTCGCTCGACGTCCTGCTCTACGACGGCACGCGGCTGCGGGTCGGGCGCGACGAGCCGACGGAAGGCCGGATCTTCGACGAGCTGCGCGCGCTGGTGCGCGACAACCTGGCGTTGCTGCGCAAAGAACTTTCGACGTGGCCGCGGCGCGTCTCCGGCTACGGGCTCGAACACCTGTTGCCGGAGAACGGGTTCGACGTCGCGAAGGCGCTCGTCGGCTCGGAGGGCACCTGCGTCACGATCCTCGAAGCGACGGTCGAGCTGGCCGAGCTGCCGGCTCGTCGCGTGCTGGCGGTGCTGGGCTTCCCGTCCGACATCGCCGCGGCCGACGCCGTGCCGTCGATCCTGCCGTGGTCGCCGCTCACCGTCGAGGGCGTCGACGCCGAACTCGTCGCGATGCTGCCCGGCCGCGCGGGCGACCTGCCGCCGGGCGGGGCCTGGCTGTTCGTCGAGCTGGCCGGCGACGACCCGGCCGAGCGGGCCCGCGCGCTGGCGGCGTCGCTGGAGCTCACCGGGTTCGCGATCGTGGACGACCCGGCCGCGCAACGCGGGCTGTGGCGCATCCGCGAGGAGGGCGCGGGGCTCGCGACCCGGCTCGCGGACGGGTCGGAAGCCTGGCCGGGCTGGGAGGACGCGGCCGTCCCGCCCGAGCGGCTCGGCGCGTACCTGCGCGAGTTCAAGGAGCTGATGCGGGCGCACGGCCGGCGCAGCGTGGTCTACGGCCACTACGGCGAAGGCTGCCTCCACCTGCGGCTGGACTTCGACCTGCTGTCCGCTTCCGGCGTGGCGGACTTCCGGCGGTTCCTGGAGGAGGCCGCGGACCTCGTCGCGGCGCACGGCGGTTCGCTGTCCGGCGAACACGGTGACGGCCAGGCGCGGTCCGAGCTGCTGTCCCGGATGTACAGCCCGGAGATGATGGACCTCTTCCGGCGGTTCAAGGCGATCTTCGACCCGGCGGGGCGGATGAACCCCGGCATCCTGGTGGCGCCGCGGGCCGTCGACGCCGACTTGCGCGTACGGGCCACTTCGCCCTCGTTCGAGGACAGTGTCTTCCTCGGGTACCCGGAAGACCGCGGGAGTTTCGGGCAGGCGATGCGGCGCTGCGTCGGCGTGGGGAAGTGCCGCAACACCGGTGGCGGCGGCGTGATGTGCCCGAGCTACCGCGCCACCCGCGAGGAGCAGCACTCGACGCGCGGGCGGGCGCACCTGCTCGCCGAGATGATCAACGGCGAAGTGATCACGGACGGCTGGCGCTCTGCCGAAGTCCACGACGCCTTGGATCTGTGCTTGTCCTGCAAGGGATGCCTGTCCGACTGCCCGGTGGACGTCGACATGGCGACGTACAAGGCGGAGTTCCTGCACCAGCACTACCGGCGGCGGCTGCGCCCGGCGTCGCACTACTCGATGGGCTGGCTGCCGCTGTGGCTGCGGGTCAGCGCCCGCGCGCCTCGGCTCGCCAACGCCGTGGGGCGTTCTCGGTTGGCGGGCCTGGTGAAACGGCTGGGCGGGATCGCGCCGGAACGCTCGCTGCCTTCGTTCGCGCCTTCGCCGTTCACGTCTTCACGGGCGGATCTGCGGCGCCGGGCTTCGGGGGAGCGTCGCGTCGTCCTGTGGCCGGACTCGTTCAACAACTACCTGACGCCCTCGGTGCTCGACGCGGCCCACGAAGTCCTGACCGCGGCGGGCTACGACGTCGTGCTGCCGGACCGCGGAGTCTGTTGTGGACTGACATGGGTGTCGACGGGCCAGCTCGGCGTCGCGCGCCGCGTCCTGAACCGGACTTTGAACGTGCTCGCGCCCTATCTCGAAGAGGGCTACGAGGTGGCCGGGCTGGAACCGAGCTGCACGGCCCTGTTCCGCGGCGACCTGCCCGCGCTGCTGCCGGGCGACGAGCGTGCGGCGTTGCTGGCGTCCCGGACGTTCACGTTCGCGGAACTGCTGGAGCGAGCCCCGATCCCGTTCGCGGCCCTGGACGTCGACGCGATCACGCAGGTGCACTGCCACCAGCACGCGGTCCTCGGCTTCGGCGCGGACGAGTCGGCGCTCGCCGCGGCCGGGGTGCGCAACACGACGCTGGATTCGGGGTGCTGCGGCCTGGCGGGCAACTTCGGCTTCGAGCGCGGCCACTACGAGGTGTCGAAGGCGGTCGCGGAGGACCGGATGCTCCCGGCGATCCGCGCGACGCCGGACGACACGGTGGTGGTGTCGGACGGTTTCAGCTGCCGGACGCAGATCGCCCAGGAGTCCGGCCGGACACCGGTGCACCTGGCGGAGCTACTCCGGTGCGCCTTGCCCTGA
- a CDS encoding response regulator, whose product MTPATVFVVDDHPVVRDGVTLLLRSDPCLSVIGSAESGRLAIERVAALAPDLILLDLRLPDMLAPEVVTELRRVHPDGKIVVFTAHGDHQGVLAALESGAHGCLLKDAAGAQLVTELRRVLRGERVVDPRILPDAGQRSDALARSGLTRREYEVLRLAAQGQTNPEIAESTGLARNTVKTYLQSALHKLGARNRVEAIGKASEAGLL is encoded by the coding sequence ATGACTCCCGCGACGGTGTTCGTCGTCGACGACCACCCGGTGGTCCGCGACGGCGTGACCCTGCTGCTGCGCTCGGACCCGTGCCTGAGCGTCATCGGGTCCGCGGAGTCCGGGCGGCTGGCGATCGAGCGGGTGGCGGCGCTGGCCCCGGACCTGATCCTGCTCGACCTGCGCCTGCCGGACATGCTCGCGCCGGAGGTCGTCACCGAGCTGCGCCGGGTCCACCCGGACGGGAAGATCGTGGTGTTCACCGCGCACGGCGACCACCAGGGCGTGCTGGCCGCGCTGGAGTCGGGGGCGCACGGCTGCCTGCTCAAGGACGCCGCCGGGGCGCAGCTGGTGACCGAGCTGCGGCGGGTGCTGCGCGGCGAGCGCGTCGTCGACCCGCGGATCCTGCCCGACGCCGGGCAGCGGTCGGACGCGCTGGCCCGCAGCGGCCTGACGCGGCGGGAGTACGAGGTGCTGCGGCTGGCCGCGCAGGGGCAGACCAACCCGGAGATCGCGGAGTCGACGGGGCTCGCGCGCAACACGGTGAAGACGTACCTGCAGTCGGCGCTGCACAAGCTGGGGGCGCGCAACCGCGTCGAGGCGATCGGCAAGGCCAGCGAGGCCGGGCTGCTGTGA
- a CDS encoding ABC transporter ATP-binding protein → MLTVRGLRVRYGRSTAALHGVDLDVSADGVLAVLGSNGAGKSTLLRAVSGTLRMHRGAISAGEIRYDGHALGKLDPARIVRLGVVGVPEGRQIFARMTVEENLRAGGIGARTAAERTVARKRVDELFPVLNARAKQRAGLLSGGEQQMLAIGRALMSAPRLLLLDEPSLGLAPKVVEQIGRTVREIHEQGTAVVLVEQNAVMALGVADHAVVLEVGRVALAGTAAELAASQDVQRLYLGGHAESQETADAEAETARERLAGRTLSRWAG, encoded by the coding sequence GTGCTGACCGTGCGTGGTCTGCGGGTGCGGTACGGCCGGTCGACGGCCGCCCTGCACGGCGTCGACCTCGACGTCTCCGCCGACGGCGTCCTCGCCGTGCTCGGCAGCAACGGCGCCGGGAAGTCCACCCTGCTGCGGGCCGTCTCAGGCACCCTCCGGATGCACCGCGGCGCGATCTCGGCCGGCGAGATCCGCTACGACGGCCACGCGCTCGGCAAGCTCGACCCGGCCCGGATCGTCCGGCTCGGCGTCGTCGGCGTGCCGGAGGGGCGGCAGATCTTCGCCCGGATGACCGTCGAGGAGAACCTGCGGGCCGGCGGCATCGGAGCGCGCACGGCGGCCGAACGCACCGTCGCCCGCAAGCGGGTCGACGAGCTGTTCCCCGTCCTGAACGCACGCGCCAAGCAGCGCGCCGGCCTGCTGTCCGGCGGTGAGCAGCAGATGCTGGCCATCGGCCGGGCGCTGATGTCCGCGCCGCGGCTGCTGCTGCTCGACGAGCCGTCGCTGGGGCTGGCGCCGAAGGTCGTCGAGCAGATCGGCCGGACCGTCCGGGAGATCCACGAGCAGGGCACCGCCGTGGTGCTGGTCGAGCAGAACGCCGTGATGGCACTCGGCGTCGCCGACCACGCCGTCGTGCTGGAGGTCGGCCGGGTCGCCCTGGCCGGGACGGCGGCCGAGCTCGCCGCCAGCCAGGACGTCCAGCGGCTCTACCTGGGCGGGCACGCCGAGTCGCAGGAGACCGCCGACGCCGAGGCGGAGACCGCGCGCGAACGCCTCGCGGGCCGGACGCTGTCGAGGTGGGCCGGATGA
- a CDS encoding GAF domain-containing sensor histidine kinase, which translates to MTAKEHVAEYSAVLGELLHEREKLLGTLDRVAALHGTARLVRETIGAKAGFVAELDQPGLAVIRWMSGTRTDSLQDLEVPVGQGIGGRVLALGRPVRVTDYVSSPTITHQFDAQVRGEGLAAMLAVPIVARGETVAIAYAAMREPADFGDDAVRRMEEVACQAGTALQLAKVAETDRTAAVAGERLRMQSALHDSVGALLFSIGVQVRDLHEDVREHPGLEARLRRLEGDVSAAAGALRESLLALSESSPERALPVELAEHCRSFQARCGVPARFVQLAAVPPLDAERTALLVAAVREGLLNVEKHARASSVIVSLLPSEDGVQVVVADDGTGAEAAPGTGMGLRTLSGRAARLGGRVSLVRDEDDGCTLRAWVPLVRP; encoded by the coding sequence GTGACGGCAAAGGAGCACGTCGCCGAGTACAGCGCGGTGCTGGGCGAGCTGCTGCACGAGCGCGAAAAGCTGCTCGGCACGCTCGATCGCGTCGCCGCGCTGCACGGGACCGCGCGCCTGGTCCGGGAGACGATCGGCGCGAAGGCCGGGTTCGTCGCGGAGCTCGACCAGCCCGGGCTCGCCGTGATCCGCTGGATGTCCGGCACCCGGACGGACTCGCTGCAGGACCTCGAAGTGCCCGTCGGCCAGGGCATCGGCGGGCGGGTGCTGGCCCTGGGCCGTCCGGTGCGGGTCACCGACTACGTCAGCTCGCCCACGATCACCCACCAGTTCGACGCCCAGGTGCGCGGGGAGGGCCTGGCCGCGATGCTGGCCGTCCCGATCGTCGCGCGCGGCGAGACCGTCGCCATCGCCTACGCGGCCATGCGCGAGCCCGCCGACTTCGGCGACGACGCCGTCCGGCGGATGGAAGAGGTCGCCTGCCAGGCCGGGACGGCGCTGCAGCTGGCGAAGGTCGCCGAGACCGACCGGACGGCCGCGGTGGCCGGTGAACGCCTGCGGATGCAGAGCGCCCTGCACGACTCGGTCGGCGCCCTGTTGTTCTCCATCGGCGTCCAGGTGCGCGACCTGCACGAGGACGTCCGTGAGCACCCCGGCCTGGAGGCGCGGCTGCGGCGGCTGGAGGGGGACGTCTCGGCGGCGGCCGGTGCCTTGCGGGAGTCGCTGCTGGCGCTGTCGGAGTCCAGCCCGGAGCGGGCGCTGCCGGTCGAGCTGGCCGAGCACTGCCGCTCGTTCCAGGCGCGCTGCGGCGTCCCGGCCCGGTTCGTGCAGCTCGCGGCGGTGCCGCCGCTGGACGCCGAACGGACCGCGTTGCTGGTGGCCGCGGTCCGCGAGGGGCTGCTCAACGTCGAGAAGCACGCCCGGGCGTCCTCGGTGATCGTCAGCCTGCTGCCCAGCGAGGACGGGGTCCAGGTGGTCGTCGCGGACGACGGCACCGGAGCGGAGGCCGCCCCCGGCACGGGCATGGGCCTGCGCACGCTGTCCGGGCGCGCCGCGCGGCTCGGCGGCCGGGTCAGCCTGGTCCGCGACGAGGACGACGGCTGCACCCTGCGCGCCTGGGTGCCGCTGGTGCGGCCATGA